A single Pseudoxanthomonas sp. DNA region contains:
- a CDS encoding YciI family protein, which translates to MAMRRPSFDDAVIAPHLAFLDELRAAGQLEMTGGFSDRSGGAYVLVNVASLDEAKAIIARDPLALSGTSDLTVHEWNTR; encoded by the coding sequence ATGGCAATGCGTCGTCCCTCGTTCGATGACGCGGTGATCGCGCCGCATCTTGCCTTCCTCGACGAACTGCGTGCTGCCGGGCAACTCGAGATGACGGGTGGCTTCAGCGACAGGAGCGGCGGCGCCTACGTGCTGGTCAATGTCGCCTCGCTGGACGAGGCCAAGGCGATCATCGCGCGCGATCCCCTCGCGCTGTCCGGCACGTCCGACCTCACCGTCCACGAATGGAACACCCGCTGA
- the argH gene encoding argininosuccinate lyase has product MSDLLWQKPGVAVDAEIQRFLAGDDVVLDREFLLHDIQASAAHAEGLQRAGILSGDELAGLKRELATLAEDFRRGDFVLDERFEDGHSAIEARLTERLGDAGRKIHTGRSRNDQILVATRLWLKEKLARVAVLSREIAKVALDRAQAERDLPIPGYTHIQRAVVSSAGMWWAGWAEAFIDNAIRARDTLKLVDANPLGTAAGYGVNLKLDREHTTAALGFARMQVSPIYAQLSRGKFEMAALEALGAATLDLRRIAWDLSLFTSAEFGFVALPAQYTTGSSIMPNKRNPDVIELMRATHASVSAARSEIEQLLSLPSGYHRDLQASKGAIFHGFGRGLPALELLPALLANLEWREDRLRAAIDSGMYATDVAVEAAVAGVPFREAYKAAAASADSAGQGRTPEGSLAARVSPGAAADLRLDELLARWDAL; this is encoded by the coding sequence ATGTCTGACTTGTTGTGGCAAAAACCCGGCGTGGCGGTGGACGCAGAGATCCAGCGCTTCCTCGCAGGCGACGACGTGGTGCTGGATCGCGAGTTCCTCCTGCACGACATCCAGGCCAGCGCCGCGCATGCGGAAGGCCTGCAGCGCGCCGGCATCCTGTCGGGTGACGAACTGGCCGGGCTGAAGCGCGAACTGGCGACGCTGGCCGAGGATTTCCGCCGTGGTGATTTCGTCCTCGATGAGCGCTTCGAGGACGGCCATTCCGCCATCGAGGCCCGGCTGACCGAGCGCTTGGGCGATGCCGGCCGCAAGATCCACACCGGCCGCAGCCGCAACGACCAGATCCTGGTCGCCACGCGCCTGTGGCTGAAGGAAAAGCTCGCCCGCGTGGCCGTGCTGTCGCGCGAGATCGCCAAGGTCGCGCTGGACCGCGCGCAGGCCGAACGCGACCTGCCGATTCCTGGCTACACGCATATCCAGCGCGCCGTCGTGTCGTCGGCGGGCATGTGGTGGGCCGGCTGGGCGGAAGCCTTCATCGACAACGCCATCCGCGCACGCGACACATTGAAGTTGGTCGATGCCAATCCGCTCGGCACCGCTGCCGGTTACGGCGTCAACCTCAAGCTGGACCGCGAGCACACCACCGCCGCGCTCGGCTTCGCACGCATGCAGGTCAGTCCGATCTACGCGCAGCTCTCGCGCGGCAAGTTCGAGATGGCCGCGCTGGAAGCGCTGGGCGCCGCCACGCTGGACCTGCGCCGCATCGCCTGGGACCTGTCGCTGTTCACCAGCGCGGAGTTCGGCTTCGTCGCGCTGCCGGCGCAGTACACCACCGGCAGCTCCATCATGCCGAACAAGCGCAATCCCGACGTCATCGAACTGATGCGTGCGACCCATGCCAGCGTGTCGGCGGCGCGGTCCGAGATCGAGCAGCTGCTGTCGCTGCCGTCCGGGTACCACCGCGACCTGCAGGCCAGCAAGGGCGCCATCTTCCACGGCTTCGGCCGCGGCCTGCCGGCGCTGGAACTGCTGCCGGCGCTGCTGGCCAACCTGGAATGGCGCGAAGACAGGCTGCGTGCCGCGATCGATTCCGGCATGTACGCCACCGATGTCGCTGTCGAAGCGGCCGTTGCGGGTGTTCCGTTCCGCGAAGCCTACAAGGCCGCTGCGGCCTCCGCCGACAGCGCGGGGCAGGGACGCACGCCGGAAGGCAGCTTGGCCGCGCGCGTGTCGCCCGGTGCGGCCGCCGATCTGCGCCTGGATGAACTGCTCGCCCGCTGGGACGCGCTGTGA